In Kwoniella dendrophila CBS 6074 chromosome 7, complete sequence, the following proteins share a genomic window:
- a CDS encoding acyl-CoA thioesterase II, with protein MPPFARLTDLVGVTSYSSSSSSSTLTPSNKSISKPLWVPSGARGVFGGQVIAQSLAASSRTIKPPFGLNSMHCYFLLPAFSQPDIEYRVEILRNGKSYSNRLVRAFQGEREVFVLLASYTLPPMDIPVLPVPSPRDPSHHPSSTSTNQEEKNIKVFHTLRFALKQTDNTSSNVSRGKSKFTPSGVQAVYQTPFPDNLVPWEQCLLEEHRWQKFYDEKCKNWKGARKTYLEEYIRERTESPVGIAMARFSDYDKSKSEENEQGSQYVRMTWLNARLNESEKPDIETAKAMIAYMTDFQFIGTASRSVGLHQSSNPRIGMLASLDHTIHFYPIPPDFDISTEPILHVMESQSVNVSSGRGVVQGRVYTQKGILIAVTSQEGVVRADLRGLEAKGLIEGGITVEDDEGNEKKRRREAKL; from the exons ATGCCGCCTTTTGCTCGACTTACCGATCTTGTGGGGGTAACATCCtactcatcatcatcttcttcgtcaacGTTAACACCTTcgaataaatcaatatcgaaaCCATTATGGGTACCTTCCGGTGCAAGAGGAGTATTTGGAGGACAAGTCATCGCACAGTCTTTAGCGGCTTCGTCTAGAACCATCAAACCGCCATTCGGATTGAACTCGATGCATTGTTATTTCCTATTACCCGCATTCTCACAACCTGATATTGAATACAGAGTGGAGATATTGAGGAATGGGAAATCATACTCGAATAGATTAGTTAGAGCTTTTCAAGGCGAGAGAGAAGTTTTTGTCCTTTTGGCTAGCTATACTTTACCTCCTATGGATATTCCAGTCCTACCTGTGCCATCACCTAGAGACCCATCGCACCATCCATCGTCGACTTCGACAAACcaggaagaaaagaatataaaAGTTTTCCACACCCTAAGATTCGCTCTCAAGCAAACCGATAACACGTCATCCAATGTCTCAAGAGGTAAAAGTAAATTCACGCCTTCGGGTGTGCAAGCTGTCTACCAAACGCCGTTCCCAGATAATTTGGTACCATGGGAACAATGTTTATTAGAAGAACATCGCTGGCAGAAATTCTATGACGAGAAATGCAAAAATTGGAAAGGAGCTAGAAAAACATATCTCGAAGAGTATATAAGA GAACGTACAGAGTCTCCGGTCGGTATCGCTATGGCTAGGTTCAGTGattatgataaatcaaaGAGTGAAGAGAATGAACAGGGTTCACAGTATGTCAGGATGACATGGTTAAATGCTAGATTGAATGAAAGTGAAAAGCCGGATATAGAGACAGCCAAG GCCATGATAGCGTATATGACAGATTTCCAATTCATCGGTACAGCGTCACGCTCAGTAGGCTTACATCAAAGTTCAAATCCACGTATAGGGATGCTAGCCTCATTAGATCATACTATACATTTCTATCCTATACCCCCAGATTTTGACATCTCAACAGAACCAATTCTACATGTAATGGAATCGCAAAGTGTCAATGTATCAAGTGGTAGAGGTGTCGTTCAAGGTAGAGTATATACTCaaaaaggtattttgatAGCTGTTACTTCGCAAGAAGGTGTAGTTAGAGCAGATCTCAGAGGCTTGGAGGCCAAAGGTTTGATAGAAGGCGGAATTACTGTGGAAGACGATGAGGGgaatgagaagaagaggagaagagAAGCCAAGCTGTAA